Genomic segment of Buchnera aphidicola (Melanaphis sacchari):
TGTTATTATCTTGTAATAAGACTTATTTTTTTTAATTTTTTGATGTATATTTTTTATACATTTTAACATTTATTTAATTTTTTTAATAGTTATCAAAATATGATTTTTAATTTAAGCTTTATTTTTTGTATTTAAAATATTTTAAATATAAATTTTTTATAAAAAATTGGAGCGGGAAACGAGATTTGAACTCGCGACCCCAACCTTGGCAAGGTTGTGCTCTACCAACTGAGCTATTCCCGCAAAGTATTGTAATTTTTAATTAGATATATATTTTATATATATAAAATATATTTATCAAGCTTTCTTTAAAAATATTTTTTGATTTATTCAAATAATTATATTTTAAAAATTTATTTCTTGAATTCAAAAAATTTTTTTTTATAAAATTTTAGTTCCATTATAGATTCATAAATGTCTTCTCTCGCTGTATGATTTTTTTTTTTTTTTTTTAAAGCAGGATGCCAGCGAGATACTAATTCTTTAATTGTGCTAACATCTATGCATCGATAATGAAAATAATCTTCTAAAATTGGCATGTATTTACGTAAAAATATTCGATCCTGATAAATACTATTACCACACATTGGAGATGAATGAATAGGAACTGTTTTTTTTAAAAAAGATACTATTTTAGATTCAGCTTTTATTTCATCATATTTACTTTTTTGAACTCTTTCTATTAATCCAGTTTGGGTGTGAATATTGTTATTCCATGTATCCATTGATGTAATATGTTTCTTTTTCTGGTGAATTGCAACGACAGGTCCTTCTAAGATAATGTTTAGCTGAGAATCTGTAATTAATATCGCAATTTCAATAATACGATGTATTTCTGGGTTTAATCCGGTCATTTCCAAATCAATCCAAATAAGATTTTTTTTATTCATTTTTTGATCTTTAAAAGTTTATTTTTTAAATTATATTTCATTTAATTAAAATTTTTTAATTTTTAACTAATTTTTATGAGTTTTTATAAAAATTCTATTTTTTATTGAATTACGAATATTAAAAATTAATGTTGTAATTATTAAAAAACAAATCATTATAGTATAATATGTTTAAAAATCTTGATACAAGAGAGATTGATTATTTCATGAAAAATATTAGTTGTGTTGAAACTAAATCCTGGAAAAAACTCAAAAAAAATTTCGAGAATATAAAAAATATTCATTTAAAACATTTTTTTTTAGAAGATCCTAACCGATTTAAAAATTTTTCTATTTTATTTAAAAATGATATTTTAATTGATTTTTCTAAGAATAGAATTAATAAAGAAACTTTAAAAAACTTATTAAACTTAGCGAAAGAAACTGATCTAAAATCTGCAATTCACAACATGTTTATCGGAGCAAAAATTAATAAAACAGAAAATCGTTCTGTCTTACATATTGCATTACGTAATAGAAAAAATTTCCCAATATTTGTTAATAATCATAATGTTATGTTAGATGTAAACGATACTTTGAAGAAAATGAAAGAATTTTCAAATTTAGTTATTAGTGGTCAATGGAAAGGTTATACTGGAAAATCTATTTCTGATGTTGTTAACATAGGAATAGGAGGATCTGATTTAGGTCCATATATGGTTACTGAAGCGTTACGTCCATATAAAAATCATTTAAACATACACTATGTTTCTAATATAGATGGTAATCATCTTTTGGAAGTATTAAAAAAAATTAATCCTGAAACTACAATATTCTTAGTAGCTTCAAAAACATTTACTACAGAAGAAACAATAATTAATGCTCATAGTGCTAAATTATGGTTTTTAAAAAAATCAAAAAATGTAAATTTTTTAAATAAACATTTTTTTGCTTTATCTGCTAATGTTAATAATGTATTAAATTTTGGAATTAGAATTGAGAATATTTTTAAATTTTGGGATTGGGTAGGAGGTCGTTTTTCACTATGGTCTTCGGTAGGTTTATCTATTATTTTATCAATTGGTTTTGATAATTTCGAAAAATTTTTGAGCGGTGCGTATGATATGGATAATCATTTTTATTATTCTGAACATGATAAAAATATTCCTATATTATTAGCTCTTATTAGTATTTGGTACACTAATTTTTTTGGTGTTGAAACTGAAGCAGTATTACCGTACGACCAATATATGCATAGATTTGCTGCATATCTTCAACAATCTAATATGGAATCTAATGGAAAATCTATTGATAGAAATGGAAAAAAAATATCTTATCATACTGGTCCTATTATTTGGGGAGAGCCAGGAACTAATGGTCAGCATGCTTTTTTTCAATTAATACACCAGGGTACTAAATTAATCCCTTGTGATTTTATTGCTCCTGTTATTTCTCATAATGATTTAAAACATCATCATATTAAATTAATATCTAATTTTTTTGCTCAAACTCAAGCTTTGGCATTTGGAAAATCGAAAGAGGATTTATTAAAAAACATAATAAATTCTAATAATAAAAATATAAAATTAAAAGAAATTTTACCATATAAAGTTTGTGACGGAAACCAACCAAGTAATTCTATTTTACTGCGCAAAATTACACCTTATACTTTAGGAGCTTTAATTGCTTTATATGAGCATAAAATATTTGTTCAAGGTCATATATTAAATATTTTTAGTTTTGATCAATGGGGTGTAGAAATAGGAAAAGAACTGACTAAAAACATTTATACTTGTCTTTCTAAAAAAAATAAAAATAATGTTAATTTTGATACTTCTACGGAGGGTCTTATAAATTTTTATAAATCTTTTAAAAAAAATATTAAAAAGTAAATTTTATTTAGAATTTTTCTATTAGAAATTATTTTTTCAAAAAAAACACTTCATTATTATTTAATATGCAAATCATTTTCAGGCTCATTTTTAAAACAGATTTTTTATTTTACTAAGAATTTAAAAATTATCTTATCAAAGCTATTCTTCGGGAATGAGTGGTCTTTATGTTAACTAAATCAAAAATACAGAATTTTGGTAGTTTTTTAAGTAGTATGATTATTCCCAATATAAGCATCTTTATTACATGGGGTATTATGACTTCTTTATTTATACCTTTAGGTTGGCAACCTAATGAGATGTTAGCTCAATTAATACCGCCTATAATTTTTTATCTTTTACCAATTCTTATTGGATATACAGGAGGTCGGTTAATTGCAGGCGAGAGAGGAGGGGTAATTGGAAGTATAACTACTATAGGAATGATAGTTAGTACTCATACACCAATGTTATTGGGAGCGATGGTAGCAGGTCCATTTGGTGCATGGGTAATTAAAAAATTTGATGAAATAGTGAAAAATAAAATAAAAAATGGTTTTGAAATGCTAGTGAATAATTTTTCAATTGCCATTATTGGAATTTTTTTGATTATCATTTCTTTTTTTTTAATCGGCCCATCAATTGAATGGAGTTCCAACGTTTTAAAATCTTTAGTAAAAATAATTATAGAACATAATTTACTTCCTTTAATCGCAATTATTGTTGAACCAGCTAAAGTATTTTTTCTGAATAATATAATTAATCATGGAATATTCTCTCCATTAGGAATTCAAGAAATATCAGAAAATAAAAGTTCTTTATTTTTTTTAATAGAATCAAATCCCGGACCAGGACTAGGTATATTGATGGCGTGTTTTTATTTTGGCAAGGGAAAATTATATCAGTCATCGGGAGCTGCAGCTATCATTCAATTTTTAGGTGGAGTACATGAAATTTATTTTCCTTATGTCCTGATTAAACCAGAGTTAATGATATCTCTAATTTTAGGTAGTATGACAAACATTTTTATGCTTGTTTTTTTTAAGGGTGGTTTAATTTCTGCTATATCTCCAGGATCTATTTTATCTATTTTAGCCATGACTCAAAAAAATTTATATTTCGCTAATATTTTTTCCATCTTATCTTCTTTTATAGTTTCATTCATCAGTGCTTTTTTATTTTTCCGATTTCCCTTAAATAAAATAAAGGAAACAAATGGTTTAGTTAATAAATTATCTAAGGATATATTTAACGGATTAGATAAAAATCAAAAAAATAAAATAGATAATCAAGAAAAACATATTTTTTTAAAAAATGTTAAAAAAATTATAGTAGCTTGTGATGCTGGTATGGGATCTAGTGCAATAGGAGCTAGTATTTTACAAAAAAAAATAAAAGATGCAAATTTAGAAAATATTTGTGTATCTAATTGTTCTATTCATTCTTTACCTAAGGATGCTGATTTAATTATTACACATCAAAAATTAACTTATCGTGCTAAAAAGTATGCTCCTAATATTTACCATATATCATTAAATAATTTCATTGATAATGACTTTTACGATTCTTTAATAAAAAAATTAATTAAAGATATTAGTTGTAAAAATGATATTAATTATAAGAATAGTAAAATTGTTAATAATGTTGATTCATCGCAAGAGTTAAATAATTTATTTCAATTAACTGAGAAAAATATTTTTTTAAATCAAAATGCTAAAAATAAAGAAGAAGCAATTAGTATTGTTGGACAACATTTAGTGAATCAAGGTTATGTAAAAAATAGTTATGTTGAAGCAATGTTAGAACGAGAAAAAATAAGCTCTACTTGGATAGGAGAATCAATAGCACTACCACATGGCACTATTCAAGCAAAAGACAACATCTTAAAAACCGGTATAATTTTTTGTCAATTTCCTAAAGGAGTTCGTTTTGGAGAAAATGTTGATGATATTGCTTATTTAGTCATTGGTATTGCAGCAAAAAATAATGAGCATATCATGGTAGTTAGTAGCATTACTAATGCGTTAGATAATAAGGATGTTATTTTAAAATTATCTAATACAAAAAATATACAAGAAGTATTATTTTATTTAAATGAAAAAAAATAATTTTAATTGGAATTTTTTATGAAAGCTTTACATTTTGGCGCAGGAAATATTGGACGTGGTTTCGTTGGAAAGACAATATTAGATTCTGGATTTAATTTAATTTTTTCTGATATTAATAAGAATTTAATAGATATTATTAATCATTATCAAGAATATAATATTAAATTAGTTGGAAATAATTATGAAGAAATTATTACAGTAAAAAACGTGAGCGCTGTGCATTCCTACGACTCAAACATTGCTAATCTTATTTCTCATGCAGATTTAATTACAACATCTGTCGGAGTTTCTTCTTTAGATGAAATCTCTAAAATTCTTGCTCGAGGAATTGTTTTAAAAATTTATTCTCAAAATAATAAGCCATTAAATATAATTGCATGTGAAAATA
This window contains:
- the orn gene encoding oligoribonuclease, encoding MNKKNLIWIDLEMTGLNPEIHRIIEIAILITDSQLNIILEGPVVAIHQKKKHITSMDTWNNNIHTQTGLIERVQKSKYDEIKAESKIVSFLKKTVPIHSSPMCGNSIYQDRIFLRKYMPILEDYFHYRCIDVSTIKELVSRWHPALKKKKKNHTAREDIYESIMELKFYKKKFFEFKK
- the pgi gene encoding glucose-6-phosphate isomerase — encoded protein: MKNISCVETKSWKKLKKNFENIKNIHLKHFFLEDPNRFKNFSILFKNDILIDFSKNRINKETLKNLLNLAKETDLKSAIHNMFIGAKINKTENRSVLHIALRNRKNFPIFVNNHNVMLDVNDTLKKMKEFSNLVISGQWKGYTGKSISDVVNIGIGGSDLGPYMVTEALRPYKNHLNIHYVSNIDGNHLLEVLKKINPETTIFLVASKTFTTEETIINAHSAKLWFLKKSKNVNFLNKHFFALSANVNNVLNFGIRIENIFKFWDWVGGRFSLWSSVGLSIILSIGFDNFEKFLSGAYDMDNHFYYSEHDKNIPILLALISIWYTNFFGVETEAVLPYDQYMHRFAAYLQQSNMESNGKSIDRNGKKISYHTGPIIWGEPGTNGQHAFFQLIHQGTKLIPCDFIAPVISHNDLKHHHIKLISNFFAQTQALAFGKSKEDLLKNIINSNNKNIKLKEILPYKVCDGNQPSNSILLRKITPYTLGALIALYEHKIFVQGHILNIFSFDQWGVEIGKELTKNIYTCLSKKNKNNVNFDTSTEGLINFYKSFKKNIKK
- a CDS encoding PTS mannitol transporter subunit IICBA; this encodes MLTKSKIQNFGSFLSSMIIPNISIFITWGIMTSLFIPLGWQPNEMLAQLIPPIIFYLLPILIGYTGGRLIAGERGGVIGSITTIGMIVSTHTPMLLGAMVAGPFGAWVIKKFDEIVKNKIKNGFEMLVNNFSIAIIGIFLIIISFFLIGPSIEWSSNVLKSLVKIIIEHNLLPLIAIIVEPAKVFFLNNIINHGIFSPLGIQEISENKSSLFFLIESNPGPGLGILMACFYFGKGKLYQSSGAAAIIQFLGGVHEIYFPYVLIKPELMISLILGSMTNIFMLVFFKGGLISAISPGSILSILAMTQKNLYFANIFSILSSFIVSFISAFLFFRFPLNKIKETNGLVNKLSKDIFNGLDKNQKNKIDNQEKHIFLKNVKKIIVACDAGMGSSAIGASILQKKIKDANLENICVSNCSIHSLPKDADLIITHQKLTYRAKKYAPNIYHISLNNFIDNDFYDSLIKKLIKDISCKNDINYKNSKIVNNVDSSQELNNLFQLTEKNIFLNQNAKNKEEAISIVGQHLVNQGYVKNSYVEAMLEREKISSTWIGESIALPHGTIQAKDNILKTGIIFCQFPKGVRFGENVDDIAYLVIGIAAKNNEHIMVVSSITNALDNKDVILKLSNTKNIQEVLFYLNEKK